In Eriocheir sinensis breed Jianghai 21 chromosome 8, ASM2467909v1, whole genome shotgun sequence, the following proteins share a genomic window:
- the LOC126995757 gene encoding uncharacterized protein LOC126995757 gives MSDLFGSFASASGYGHGGYEKEIECNSALGLLGLLGLIELLRDIIENMVTMSTERRRRSVADGGFFRNSFVGTLFRGEAADHSPLGTLPALLLPLLHSAVDASDGFHSPTCFEKTICETNKALASRSLLWGFPGAFLANSTTSVISMVVAKAFTNDGESYQRAIEAGNAGRSGVNCEAAYSSCRTLQPRHRVPTADVNTVVRQHLDGMT, from the exons atgAGTG atCTCTTTGGAAGTTTCGCATCCGCCAGCGGCTATGGTCATGGGGG GTACGAGAAGGAGATAGAATGTAACTCCGCCCTGGGATTGCTCGGACTTTTGGGACTCATCGAACTGCtgcgg GACATCATCGAGAACATGGTGACGATGTCGACAGAGAGGCGGCGAAGGAGCGTGGCTGACGGAGGATTCTTCAGGAACTCCTTCGTGGGCACGCTGTTCAGGGGAGAGGCAGCGGACCATAGCCCCCTCGGCACCCTCCCCGCCCTCCTGCTGCCATTGCTG CACAGCGCCGTGGATGCCTCGGACGGCTTCCACTCCCCGACCTGCTTCGAAAAGACGATCTGTGAGACCAACAAAGCTTTAGCCTCCAGAAGTTTACTTTGGGGTTTTCCCGGAGCATTCCTCGCCAATTCCACGACCTCCGTCATCAGCATGGTGGTGGCCAAAGCCTTTACCAACGATGGCGAGTCCTACCAGAGGGCAATTGAGGCCGGGAATGCGGGAAGGTCAGGCGTGAACTGCGAGGCGGCATACTCGAGCTGCCGGACCCTGCAGCCCCGACACCGCGTTCCGACGGCTGACGTGAACACTGTGGTCAGGCAACACCTCGACGGTATGACGTAa
- the LOC126995758 gene encoding uncharacterized protein LOC126995758: MSFGSARSGYGEAMAASGYGVSRYVDCNSALALIGFILFVDILRDIIEDVTTPPPMRRRKRWVGGWWAEPDILTFISEGGSDHLYDALPRLLPPLLENWWDGDVDCVQTRICETNRALTLEYGVAGRVFGTLFSNVMSRVLPGETSAILEAAKEGRRSDQTCASAFPACRIHTHNATSTRLTQGA; the protein is encoded by the exons ATGTCCTTCG GTTCAGCAAGATCGGGGTACGGCGAGGCGATGGCCGCCAGCGGTTACGG CGTGTCTCGCTACGTGGACTGTAACTCGGCCTTGGCCCTGATCGGCTTCATACTCTTCGTGGACATACTCAGA GACATCATCGAGGACGTGACGACCCCGCCGCCCATGCGGCGCAGGAAGCGGTGGGTAGGCGGGTGGTGGGCCGAGCCAGACATCCTCACCTTCATCAGCGAGGGCGGCAGCGACCACCTGTACGACGCCCTGCcgcgcctcctcccacctctcttg GAGAACTGGTGGGACGGCGACGTGGACTGCGTACAGACGAGAATATGCGAGACGAACCGCGCCCTGACGCTAGAATACGGCGTGGCGGGAAGGGTGTTTGGTACTCTGTTCAG CAACGTCATGAGTCGAGTGTTACCTGGGGAAACGTCAGCGATACTGGAGGCGGCAAAAGAGGGTCGACGCTCCGACCAGACTTGCGCCTCGGCCTTCCCCGCCTGCCGCATTCACACCCACAACGCCACTTCGACCAGGCTGACCCAAGGAGCCTAG
- the LOC126995464 gene encoding uncharacterized protein LOC126995464 isoform X1 yields the protein MLGTEDLAIEPRGGYESFDCAKAVALIGFIGLLSNFQDTIEDFMNLLNMGGRRRRRRRDDGTESWKDIIYSAIETFQYGTQPSQPGNKDTVPNYVAHKESSEQEEDMRQTDNTAGRDTHTDSSADCLGSSEPPDPEDRRPLMQDLARTGPMLAMWLVDTGDGRVSGEEGRSRVCQTSRYFTDTHGWLGSIASHLLTSTLAAAISENQDSKELLDWAGLSAGTIGC from the exons ATGTTGGGGACTGAGGACTTAGCCATCGAGCCTCGAGGCGG ATACGAGTCTTTCGACTGTGCCAAGGCCGTGGCGCTCATTGGCTTCATCGGCCTGCTGTCCAACTTTCAG GATACAATTGAAGACTTCATGAACTTGCTTAACATgggggggaggcggcggcggcggcggagagatGATGGAACAGAGAGCTG GAAGGACATCATCTATTCAGCTATAGAAACCTTTCAGTATGGAACACAACCATCCCAACCTGGGAACAAAGATACAGTGCCAAACTATGTGGCACACAAAGAGAGTTCTGAGCAGGAAGAAGACATGAGGCAGACAGACAACACTGCTGGAAGAg ATACTCACACGGATAGCTCAGCTGACTGTCTGGGGAGTTCTGAACCGCCTGACCCTGAAGACAGAAGACCCCTCATGCAAGACCTGGCACGCACTGGACCCATGCTGGCG ATGTGGCTGGTTGACACTGGCGATGGGCGGGTGTCGGGGGAGGAGGGCAGGTCCAGAGTGTGCCAGACCAGCCGCTACTTTACTGACACCCACGGCTGGCTGGGCTCCATAGCATCCCATCTCCTCAC AAGCACACTGGCAGCAGCCATCTCTGAGAACCAAGATAGCAAGGAGCTTCTTGACTGGGCTGGCCTCTCAGCTGGAACAATAGGCTGCTAG
- the LOC126995464 gene encoding uncharacterized protein LOC126995464 isoform X2, translating into MNLLNMGGRRRRRRRDDGTESWKDIIYSAIETFQYGTQPSQPGNKDTVPNYVAHKESSEQEEDMRQTDNTAGRDTHTDSSADCLGSSEPPDPEDRRPLMQDLARTGPMLAMWLVDTGDGRVSGEEGRSRVCQTSRYFTDTHGWLGSIASHLLTSTLAAAISENQDSKELLDWAGLSAGTIGC; encoded by the exons ATGAACTTGCTTAACATgggggggaggcggcggcggcggcggagagatGATGGAACAGAGAGCTG GAAGGACATCATCTATTCAGCTATAGAAACCTTTCAGTATGGAACACAACCATCCCAACCTGGGAACAAAGATACAGTGCCAAACTATGTGGCACACAAAGAGAGTTCTGAGCAGGAAGAAGACATGAGGCAGACAGACAACACTGCTGGAAGAg ATACTCACACGGATAGCTCAGCTGACTGTCTGGGGAGTTCTGAACCGCCTGACCCTGAAGACAGAAGACCCCTCATGCAAGACCTGGCACGCACTGGACCCATGCTGGCG ATGTGGCTGGTTGACACTGGCGATGGGCGGGTGTCGGGGGAGGAGGGCAGGTCCAGAGTGTGCCAGACCAGCCGCTACTTTACTGACACCCACGGCTGGCTGGGCTCCATAGCATCCCATCTCCTCAC AAGCACACTGGCAGCAGCCATCTCTGAGAACCAAGATAGCAAGGAGCTTCTTGACTGGGCTGGCCTCTCAGCTGGAACAATAGGCTGCTAG
- the LOC126995463 gene encoding probable rRNA-processing protein EBP2 homolog: MAVDFEVEDEEVEFSDIDEMEETDDDDSDAELQRKFEQGKLKPGLYRETEKVVKEHKNDVNGLKAKLEQFSVKLPWIERLDFTSEPAPLAPELSAEIVEHGQTREKRMRSQNKYFTLEDDPVHNDFMREMNFYRQAQATVLEGFSKLEHLGLPTVRPSDYFAEMAKSDDHMQKVRKRLMQKQIGQQISERVKKIREIKKYGKKVQIEVEQQKHKEKREMLEKIKKFRKGKTDSIDFLEGGQPLRGEAGGSRSKKELKKGKSKSFIKDKKYGFGGKKRNSKRNTAKGLMDDRGLPAMRKPGGAGKKGFGGAGKKGFGGAGKKGFGGAGKKGPKGKGNKGGPKGGRSNKNKTRSRN; this comes from the exons ATGGCAGTAGACTTTGAGGTTGAAGATGAAGAGGTGGAGTTCTCTGATATTGATGAGATGGAggaaactgatgatgatgactcAGATGCCGAG CTTCAGAGAAAATTTGAGCAGGGAAAGCTCAAGCCAGGCCTCTACCGTGAAACAGAAAAGGTGGTGAAGGAGCATAAGAATGATGTG AATGGTTTAAAAGCAAAGCTGGAGCAATTTAGCGTAAAATTGCCATGGATAGAGCGCTTGGATTTCACGTCAGAGCCCGCACCCCTCGCTCCAGAGCTCAGTGCTGAG ATTGTGGAACATGGCCAAACAAGGGAGAAACGCATGAGGAGTCAGAATAAATACTTCACCCTTGAGGATGACCCGGTGCACAACGACTTTATGCGGGAGATGAACTTCTACAGGCAGGCTCAGGCAACTGTTCTGGAGGGCTTCAGCAAGCTGGAACACCTTGGCCTCCCCACCGTACGGCCTTCAGACTACTTTGCGGAAATGGCCAAGAGTGATGACCACATGCAAAAG GTGCGAAAGAGACTCATGCAGAAGCAGATTGGACAACAAATCAGTGAACGAgtgaagaagataagagagataaagaagtatGGCAAGAAAGTGCAGATTGAGGTGGAACAGCAGAAGCATAAGGAGAAGCGAGAGATGCTTGAAAAGATCAAGAAATTCAGAAAG GGTAAAACAGACTCCATTGACTTCTTGGAGGGGGGACAGCCCCTACGAGGTGAAGCAGGAGGGAGTCGGTCCAAGAAGGAGCTCAAAAA GGGAAAGTCAAAGAGCTTCATCAAAGACAAGAAATACGGatttggaggaaagaagaggaacagcaaGAGGAACACAGCCAAGGGCCTCATGGATGACAGAGGTCTTCCAGCCATGAGGAAGCCTGGGGGTGCAGGCAAGAAGGGTTTTGGGGGTGCAGGCAAGAAGGGTTTTGGGGGTGCAGGCAAGAAGGGTTTTGGGGGTGCAGGCAAAAAGGGTcccaaaggaaaagggaataaaggtgGGCCCAAGGGTGGTAGGAGCAACAAAAATAAAACCAGATCAAGGAATTGA